A stretch of DNA from Bacillus sp. Marseille-Q1617:
AAAAGCGGGTGCACTTCTTTTCCAACAACAAAGAAAATGACAAAAATTTTTATGAGCTATATATTATCAACACCCATCAGGAAATTACTCATACCAATAAACTTACCTGTTTCATCCAGGAAAATAAGCGCATTGTTTATACAGGTAAGAAAGAGAAAAAATAGTGAATTTACATGCCCGCCACTCGCTGCAATAACATAGTGAGAGACGGGCATTTTAAAGAATAAAAAGTTCGAAAAAAATTAAACTTCTTACAGGAAAACGGAAATTGATGTCGAATCTTAATTTATAGGAAAATATTCCTAGTTATTAATATTGAAAATTCAAGCTCAAAAAGGAGGAAGTAATGAACAAAGAATTCATCCTGGTTTTCGAAGATTTCCACGTATCAAGAAAAATAGTGACTACACCTAAAAAACACCTCGTATTATTCCAGGGTCAGCAATACCATAATCGACTGGTTGTGGTAAGCAGGCCGCCGGGTTTCTCTCACGCATTGGAAGGAATCATGTATTCGGATAAAATTCTTGAAACGGTGGGCTTCAGCACGTTGTTTGCGATACCGATTGATTCAAAGCATTCCATTCCGTTTAAATATGTGCGTGTAGATGACAGGGACCAAAAACCTCTGGATTGTAAAATCGTGCTTGAAAACCAAGATGGAGAAGGTAAGTTGAATATACGTGCCCGCTTTCCCAGTAAAGATACATTAACGGATGGTGACAGGCAGGATATCCTTTCCTATCTCAGTCACAAATGCGACGGCGGGAGTATTACATACTTTCTGAAAAATCCTGATGTATATAAAGGGAAAGGCAATAAACAAGAAGATTCATAAAGGAGCCACCAGGCGAACCTGATTTATGGGGGCGTCTATTTTTAATGAATGCAAATAACCTCTGTCAGCTAAGTCTCCAAAACCATCATAAAACCCTTTACCACACTACCAAACTGCCTCTCTAAGTTTCTAAAATCGCGACATTTTCCGTTGACCTATCGAAAAACACCACATACAATATAAGTAGTTATTAGTATTTTTAGAATTTTCTAGTTAAGGTGCGAATGCCACTTGGATAAAATGGATCATACCAAAATTGGAAAGAATGCCATGCTGCTCCTGCTCCTGGATCAGGAAGAAGAAGAGTGGAACAGGCATTTCAATGAAATGAACTGGAGCTATTGCACAGGCAAAATCGGCTCCATGGACAGTCAAAAGATTGTCGCTGCCATCGAAACGGCAGCAAAAAGAAGTGATCTTGTACGAGAAGATCTCTATCGTGAAATGCATGCGCTGTATCACGCGACCATGGAAGCCCTGACCGGGGTGACCAGGGGGCACACCCAGATTGGGGAAGTCCTCCGAACGGTCGGCCTTCGCTTTTCTATCGTGAGGGGGACCCCTTATAAAAACGAAGAAGAAGGCGAATGGATCGCAGTCGCACTGTATGGAACGATTGGCGCGCCCATTAAAGGATTGGAACATGAAACAATCGGTTTAGGCATCAATCATATCTAAATGAAGCTCTTTTCAGACACTATGCTTTATTACACGCAAGAAAATACCGGGGTTTGGGTATTTTCGTGAACTCTGCTGTTTACAGGTTTACATTGACTGTGAAAAGAGCACGTGGCAGAACTGTATTTAGCAGTCTGGATGGAATCGAAATGCATGTTTTTTTTAAGAAATCAATTTAATGTAGAAAGAGCCTATAGAAACCAGTCAAAAGGAGGCTCGACCCGAGGCAGAACTCTGTCTTCGGGTCGGGCCTCTTTTTCTTGTGAAATTGATGATTATTAAGGCCCGTCCCAAACTGGATTAACGCGGTAGTTTGCTGAAAGCCCGTCCCAGGCTACATTAAAGCGGTGCTTGGCTGAAAGCCCGTCCCGCCGTGCTTTAAAGTGTGAAAGCAGTATGAATGTAAATAATTTTAATGAGGTGATGATAGATGGTTGTGTTGACAGGGTGTTCGTTGAGTTTGGAGGATGCGAGAAGGATCATTTATGAAGGGGAGGAGGTTGTGATTTCCCCAGAGAGTATGGCTCGGGTGAAGAAGAGCCGTGAAGCGGTTGAAAAGATTGTGAAGGAGAAGCGAGTGGTCTACGGGATTACGACGGGCTTCGGGAAGTTCAGTGATGTGCTGATCGATTCGGATGATGTGGAGGAGCTGCAGCTTAACCTTATCCATTCCCATGCATGCGGAGTGGGAGAGCCATTCCCTGAGACGGTTTCGAGGGCGATGCTTCTCCTTAGGGCAAATGCCCTTCTTAAAGGATATTCCGGCGTTAGGCCAGTAATCGTTGAAAGATTGGTAGAGTTCCTGAATAAAGAAATCCACCCGGTGATCCCGCAGCAAGGGTCTCTTGGAGCAAGCGGCGACCTCGCCCCTCTTTCCCACCTGGCGTTGGCACTTATGGGTGAGGGGGAAGTTCATTACCAAGGCGAAGTCCATCAGACACTGCCTGTACTTTCTAAAGAAAACATCTTCCCGATCCAGCTCCAGGCAAAAGAGGGGCTGGCACTGATCAACGGCACACAGGCGATGACGGCAATGGGTGTAATCGGATACTTGGAAGCAGAGGAACTGGCCTATCAAAGTGAAATGATCGCCAGTCTGACCTTGGAAGGTCTGCAAGGAATCATGGATGCGTTTGACGAAGATATACATTTAGTAAGAGGGTATCCTCAACAGGTAGCAACGGCAAAGCGAATTAGAACCTACCTGCGGGACAGCAAGCTCACAACCAAACAGGGAGACATCCGCGTACAGGACGCCTACTCCCTCAGGTGCATCCCGCAAGTGCACGGGGCATCCTGGCAGGCACTCGATTATGTAAAAGAAAAGCTGGAGATCGAAATGAACGCAGCAACCGATAACCCGCTGATTTTCGAAAACGGGGAAAAGGTCATCTCCGGGGGCAACTTCCATGGCCAGCCGATTGCCTTCGCAATGGACTTCATGAAGATTGCCGTAGCAGAGCTCGCCAACATCTCGGAACGGAGAATCGAACGGCTCGTCAATCCGCAGCTGAACGACCTGCCGGCATTTCTGAGCCCGCAGCCCGGCCTGCAGTCGGGGGCAATGATCATGCAATACTGCGCGGCATCACTTGTTTCAGAAAACAAAACATTGGCCCACCCTGCAAGCGTCGATTCGATCCCGTCATCCGCGAACCAGGAGGACCATGTGAGCATGGGGACAATCGGCTCCCGTCATGCGTATCAAATTTTACAAAACACAAGAAGGGTCCTTGCAGTCGAATTGATCTGCAATCTGCAGGCAGTCGAGCACCGCGGAACGGACCTGCTCGCAAGCACGACCCGTAAATTTTATGAAGAAGCGAGAAAAATCGTTCCTTCCATCACGAAGGACCGAATCTTCTCGAAAGACATAGAGAAAGTGAACAGCTGGCTGAAACAATTCCAACTAAAATCCATCACCAAAACAAAGGAGGAAACGACAAATGGTTAATGCAAACAAACGAATCGTCAATGTGAAAAAAGGAACGGAAATCGAATGTAAAGGATGGGAGCAGGAAGCGGTCCTCCGCATGCTGTACAACAACCTGGATCCCGAAGTAGCTGAAATCCCGGAAGAGCTTGTGGTATACGGCGGCATCGGGAAAGCGGCTCGTAACTGGGAGTCTTTCGATGCGATTGTCAACACACTAAGAAATCTTGAAAACGACGAAACGATGCTTGTCCAATCAGGTAAACCTGTCGGCGTCTTCAAAACGCACCAAGCGGCTCCAAGGGTTCTTCTTTCCAACTCGGTACTAGTACCGAAATGGGCGAACTGGGAGCATTTCCACGAGCTGGATCAAAAAGGTCTCATGATGTACGGGCAAATGACAGCGGGAAGCTGGATTTACATCGGTACTCAGGGAATCCTTCAAGGAACATACGAGACGTTTGCAGCATTAGCGAAAAAGCACTTCAATAACTCTTTAAAAGGAACGATAACCCTAACAGCCGGGCTTGGCGGAATGGGCGGTGCGCAGCCATTGGCCGTTACGATGAACGGCGGTGTGGTCATCGCAGTCGACGTCGATGAAGAGCGCATCCAGAAGCGCCTCGACACGAAATACTGCGACGTGAAGACGGACTCCTTGGAAGAGGCAGTCGCAATGGCTTACGAAGCAAGAGATAAGGGGAAAGCCCTATCCATCGCGCTTCTAGGAAACGCAGCCGAAGTTCACCACGAATTTTTAAAAAGAGGCGTGAAAATCGACATCGTGACCGATCAGACTTCAGCTCACGATCCTTTAAACGGTTATGTTCCTGAAGGATATTCATTAGAAGAAGCGGCGCGTCTAAGAAAAGAAAATCCATCTCAATATACACAGCTTTCACAAAAAAGCATGGCCAAACACGTGGAAGCCATGCTCGAGTTCCAAAAGAGGGGCTCAATCGTATTTGACTACGGCAACAACATCCGCCAGGTCGCGAAAGACGAAGGAGTGGAAAATGCCTTCGACTTCCCTGGATTCGTTCCTGCCTACATCCGTCCGTTATTCTGCGAAGGGAAAGGGCCGTTCCGCTGGGCAGCGCTTTCTGGCGACCCGGAGGACATTTACAGAACAGACCGCCTGATCAAAGAGCTGTTCCCTGAAAACGAAGCACTCAACCGCTGGATCGACATGGCGCAGGAGCAGGTATCGTTCCAGGGACTGCCTTCACGCATCTGTTGGCTTGGTTACGGTGAGCGCGTGAAGATGGGTCTGGCGATCAACGAGCTGGTACGTAAGGGCGAGCTGAAAGCACCTGTCGTTATCGGCCGTGACCACCTGGACTGCGGATCCGTTGCATCTCCGAACCGTGAAACGGAAAGCATGAAAGACGGAAGTGACGCTGTAGGGGATTGGGCAATTTTGAACGCCCTGATTAACACGGCAGCAGGCGGCTCATGGATTTCCTTCCACCACGGCGGCGGAGTCGGTATGGGTTACTCCCTGCACGCCGGTATGGTCGTTGTTGCAGACGGTACGGACCTTGCCCAAGAAAGACTAGAGCGCGTGCTTACCACCGACCCTGGAATGGGCGTCATCCGCCACGCCGACGCAGGCTACGATATCGCAGAAAAAACAGCCGAAAAACACAACATTCAAATCCCAATGAAAAAAGGAGGAGAATAAGGGATGACAAAACAATTCGACACGATCATTGAAAATATAGGACAGCTGCTCACGATGGACCACGGGGAAGGACCCCTCAAAGGGAAGGAAATGAGTGAGCTGCCGGTCATCGAACATGCAGCCGTTGGTATCAAAGACGGACTAGTAGAATGGATCGGTACACATGAGGAAGCCCAATCCCATAAAGCAACCGAACGAATCGACGCAGAGGGTAAACTCGTGACGCCAGGTCTTGTAGACCCGCACACCCACCTGGTATTCGGCGGCTCACGCGAACATGAAATGGCGCTGAAGCAGCAAGG
This window harbors:
- the hutP gene encoding hut operon transcriptional regulator HutP, with protein sequence MDHTKIGKNAMLLLLLDQEEEEWNRHFNEMNWSYCTGKIGSMDSQKIVAAIETAAKRSDLVREDLYREMHALYHATMEALTGVTRGHTQIGEVLRTVGLRFSIVRGTPYKNEEEGEWIAVALYGTIGAPIKGLEHETIGLGINHI
- the hutH gene encoding histidine ammonia-lyase; amino-acid sequence: MVVLTGCSLSLEDARRIIYEGEEVVISPESMARVKKSREAVEKIVKEKRVVYGITTGFGKFSDVLIDSDDVEELQLNLIHSHACGVGEPFPETVSRAMLLLRANALLKGYSGVRPVIVERLVEFLNKEIHPVIPQQGSLGASGDLAPLSHLALALMGEGEVHYQGEVHQTLPVLSKENIFPIQLQAKEGLALINGTQAMTAMGVIGYLEAEELAYQSEMIASLTLEGLQGIMDAFDEDIHLVRGYPQQVATAKRIRTYLRDSKLTTKQGDIRVQDAYSLRCIPQVHGASWQALDYVKEKLEIEMNAATDNPLIFENGEKVISGGNFHGQPIAFAMDFMKIAVAELANISERRIERLVNPQLNDLPAFLSPQPGLQSGAMIMQYCAASLVSENKTLAHPASVDSIPSSANQEDHVSMGTIGSRHAYQILQNTRRVLAVELICNLQAVEHRGTDLLASTTRKFYEEARKIVPSITKDRIFSKDIEKVNSWLKQFQLKSITKTKEETTNG
- the hutU gene encoding urocanate hydratase — encoded protein: MVNANKRIVNVKKGTEIECKGWEQEAVLRMLYNNLDPEVAEIPEELVVYGGIGKAARNWESFDAIVNTLRNLENDETMLVQSGKPVGVFKTHQAAPRVLLSNSVLVPKWANWEHFHELDQKGLMMYGQMTAGSWIYIGTQGILQGTYETFAALAKKHFNNSLKGTITLTAGLGGMGGAQPLAVTMNGGVVIAVDVDEERIQKRLDTKYCDVKTDSLEEAVAMAYEARDKGKALSIALLGNAAEVHHEFLKRGVKIDIVTDQTSAHDPLNGYVPEGYSLEEAARLRKENPSQYTQLSQKSMAKHVEAMLEFQKRGSIVFDYGNNIRQVAKDEGVENAFDFPGFVPAYIRPLFCEGKGPFRWAALSGDPEDIYRTDRLIKELFPENEALNRWIDMAQEQVSFQGLPSRICWLGYGERVKMGLAINELVRKGELKAPVVIGRDHLDCGSVASPNRETESMKDGSDAVGDWAILNALINTAAGGSWISFHHGGGVGMGYSLHAGMVVVADGTDLAQERLERVLTTDPGMGVIRHADAGYDIAEKTAEKHNIQIPMKKGGE